A region from the Streptomyces sp. Tu6071 genome encodes:
- a CDS encoding RapZ C-terminal domain-containing protein, whose protein sequence is MRVHITSFGHLHGPRPQDADITLDLRPFRDPHFDPALRELTARDRRVIKTVLTTPGIRELIAATVAQARAYAAAPAARERTLHIAVGCSGGRHRAGVTAHVLGRRLRRRGHTVTVVDRDLHRPVVDRPAPR, encoded by the coding sequence GTGCGCGTACACATCACCTCCTTCGGGCACCTCCACGGCCCCCGCCCCCAGGACGCGGACATCACCCTGGACCTGCGCCCGTTCCGCGACCCACACTTCGACCCGGCCCTGCGCGAACTGACCGCCCGCGACCGACGCGTCATCAAGACGGTCCTCACGACCCCCGGAATCCGCGAGCTGATCGCGGCGACCGTGGCGCAGGCCCGCGCCTATGCCGCCGCGCCCGCCGCCCGCGAGCGGACCCTGCACATCGCGGTCGGCTGCTCGGGGGGCCGACACCGCGCCGGTGTCACCGCCCACGTCCTCGGCCGACGCCTGCGCCGCCGCGGCCACACCGTCACCGTCGTCGACCGCGACTTACACCGCCCCGTCGTCGACCGCCCCGCCCCACGGTGA
- a CDS encoding RRQRL motif-containing zinc-binding protein produces the protein MPRARRKRRREARRVPRSDAHLPEYDRGDCPEGLLTRRQLRDLGLSPGGHGPVAVLRCKGCAYRPDQACNHPTRAWLYSVALARPKRTPTLAQEWALDRAMAARSTCPECKRRYYFR, from the coding sequence ATGCCCCGGGCCCGCCGGAAGCGCCGTCGCGAGGCCCGCCGCGTCCCGCGCAGCGACGCGCACCTGCCCGAGTACGACCGCGGGGACTGCCCCGAGGGCCTCCTCACCCGACGGCAGTTACGCGACCTGGGACTGAGCCCCGGCGGACACGGCCCGGTCGCGGTGCTGCGCTGCAAAGGCTGCGCCTACCGGCCCGACCAGGCGTGCAACCACCCCACCCGGGCCTGGCTCTACAGCGTGGCGCTCGCCCGACCGAAGCGCACGCCGACGCTCGCCCAGGAATGGGCCCTGGACAGAGCGATGGCCGCGAGGTCCACGTGCCCGGAATGCAAGCGCCGGTACTACTTCAGGTAG
- a CDS encoding AAA family ATPase, protein MSDTQLPTDHVRALHEFALHAHIRLSMRIPAAPDPQTMWAYASGSAAAWNLHRTLAALAQTDPDGATALAAALEEEGEWPEMTDPYAAAEGLGLPVQGWIDEEFARKDEERATREASKVRAGLLAGFPPGSLIVFVGAPAAGKSTAAAHFPQASRICLDTYRGLLTGDEGDQSANAQVVAMQEIVLDARLERGLTTVADSTNTAPTARTFLVQRARHHGRLVHAVLFDTPLEECLARNAARERRVPEHVIRAKHAQLPSLDELLAEGFDTAARWSPR, encoded by the coding sequence GTGTCCGACACACAGCTGCCCACCGATCACGTCCGCGCGCTGCACGAGTTCGCGCTCCACGCGCACATCCGCCTGTCCATGCGCATCCCGGCCGCCCCCGACCCGCAGACGATGTGGGCGTACGCCTCCGGGAGCGCTGCCGCGTGGAACCTGCACCGCACCCTCGCCGCCCTGGCCCAGACCGACCCGGACGGCGCCACAGCCCTCGCCGCCGCCCTGGAAGAGGAGGGCGAGTGGCCGGAGATGACCGACCCGTACGCGGCCGCCGAAGGCCTCGGCCTTCCCGTACAGGGCTGGATCGACGAGGAGTTCGCCCGCAAGGACGAGGAGCGCGCCACACGCGAGGCATCGAAGGTCCGCGCGGGCCTGCTCGCGGGCTTCCCGCCCGGCAGCCTCATCGTCTTCGTCGGGGCGCCCGCCGCAGGCAAATCGACTGCCGCGGCCCATTTCCCGCAGGCCTCCAGGATCTGCCTCGACACCTACCGCGGCCTGCTCACCGGCGACGAGGGCGACCAGAGCGCCAACGCGCAGGTCGTCGCGATGCAGGAGATCGTCCTCGACGCGCGCCTGGAACGCGGGCTGACCACCGTCGCCGACAGCACGAACACCGCCCCTACCGCGCGCACGTTCCTCGTGCAGCGTGCCCGCCACCACGGGCGTCTGGTGCACGCCGTGCTCTTCGACACCCCGCTCGAGGAATGCCTCGCCCGCAACGCGGCCCGCGAGCGCCGCGTGCCGGAGCACGTGATCCGCGCGAAGCACGCGCAGCTCCCGTCCCTCGACGAGCTCCTCGCCGAGGGCTTTGACACCGCAGCCCGTTGGAGCCCCCGATGA